In Juglans microcarpa x Juglans regia isolate MS1-56 chromosome 8D, Jm3101_v1.0, whole genome shotgun sequence, the following are encoded in one genomic region:
- the LOC121242537 gene encoding phosphatidylinositol transfer protein 3: MFGRWKNSHHDQENDQLQPELKVNELKTAIGPLSGRSLQYCTVACYKRYLEARNWNVDKSKKMLEETLNWRSTYKPEEIQWNEVAMEGETGKVYRANFHDRHGRTVLILRPGMQNTKSLDNQMRHLVYLIENAILNLPEGQEQMSWLIDFTGWSISNSVPVKSARDTVNILQNHYPERLGIAFLYNPPRIFEAFWKIVKYFLEAKTFQKVKFVYPKNNDSVELMRSYFDEENLPKEFGGKAMLNYDHEEFTRQMTQDDAKSAALWGFENKLQHAGNGYSGAEVAPEPVCLAPLAG, encoded by the exons ATGTTTGGTCGTTGGAAAAATTCTCATCATGATCAGGAGAATGATCAGCTGCAGCCTGAGTTAAAG GTCAATGAACTTAAGACTGCAATCGGACCCCTATCTGGACGTAGTTTACAGTATTGCACTGTTGCATGCTATAAAAGATATTTGGAAGCTCGGAACTGGAATGTAGAcaaatcaaagaaaatgttGGAAGAGACACTCAATTGGAGATCAACCTATAAACCCGAGGAAATCCAGTGG AATGAAGTTGCAATGGAGGGTGAGACTGGAAAAGTATACAGAGCAAATTTTCATGACCGACATGGGAGGACCGTTCTAATTTTGAGACCTGGAATGCAG AACACTAAATCTTTAGACAATCAGATGCGACATCTAGTTTATCTCATAGAGAACGCCATTCTTAACCTTCCAGAGGGTCAAGAACAGATGTCATGGTTGATAGACTTCACTGGGTGGTCTATAAGCAACTCTGTGCCCGTTAAATCTGCTCGAGATACTGTCAATATTTTGCAGAACCACTATCCTGAGAGGCTAGGCATAGCATTTCTGTACAATCCACCACGGATTTTTGAGGCATTTTGGAAG ATTGTCAAGTACTTCTTGGAGGCCAAGACATTCCAGAAAGTGAAGTTTGTGTACCCTAAAAATAATGATAGTGTGGAGCTCATGAGGTCGTATTTCGACGAGGAAAATCTTCCTAAAGAGTTTGGGGGAAAAGCCATGCTAAATTATGACCATGAGGAGTTCACTAGACAAATGACTCAGGACGATGCCAAATCCGCTGCCTTGTGGGGATTTGAAAACAAGCTACAACATGCTGGAAATGGATATTCTGGAGCAGAGGTGGCTCCAGAGCCAGTGTGTCTTGCACCACTGGCCGGATGA